The following coding sequences lie in one Cyanobacterium sp. Dongsha4 genomic window:
- a CDS encoding NUDIX hydrolase — MWRNWQFISGVLKIIFRHPVMGVTLVPILPDGRVVLVYRRDCQQWSLPGGMIDWGEDVPNTARRELKEETGLDLVNISRLVGVYSSPDRDPRLHSICVLVEVEATGELSVKDTWEITQVKAFSPQEIPIGNLAHDHDRQIQDYLQGKNTIS, encoded by the coding sequence GTGTGGCGTAATTGGCAATTCATTTCTGGAGTTCTCAAAATAATTTTCCGTCATCCTGTCATGGGTGTTACCCTTGTGCCGATTTTACCTGACGGCAGAGTTGTCCTTGTTTATCGTAGAGACTGTCAACAATGGAGTTTACCCGGAGGAATGATTGATTGGGGTGAAGATGTTCCCAATACTGCCCGTCGAGAGTTGAAAGAGGAAACAGGTTTAGATTTAGTCAATATTTCACGCTTAGTGGGTGTTTATTCATCTCCAGACCGAGATCCCCGTTTACATTCTATTTGTGTTCTCGTTGAAGTTGAAGCCACTGGAGAATTATCAGTTAAAGATACTTGGGAAATTACCCAAGTTAAGGCTTTTTCTCCCCAAGAAATTCCCATTGGCAATTTAGCTCATGATCACGATCGCCAAATACAAGATTATTTACAGGGGAAAAATACTATTAGCTAG
- a CDS encoding sulfotransferase, translating into MNKKPDFLIIGAMKSATSTLHEQLALQSGIFMTDLKEPNFFSNDEIYQQGIAWYLSQFQDAQSKDICGESSTHYTKLPTYQHTIERISLHVPDVKFIYVMRHPIDRLISQYIHEWTQRIISININQAIYEYPELIAYSQYSFQLQPYFDTFGRDRVLPVFFERLLKYPQTELERIGKFIGYQSEIKWHDLSAVNVSTERMRKSEWRDFLVEAPILKQIRKSIIPQVVRDRIKSLWTMKEKPHLTPENIKHLQLIFDQDLKVLGEWLGVEINCQNYKQIVNDFSLNW; encoded by the coding sequence ATGAACAAAAAGCCTGATTTTTTAATTATCGGGGCGATGAAATCCGCTACAAGTACCCTGCACGAACAATTGGCTTTACAATCTGGTATTTTTATGACCGATTTAAAAGAGCCTAATTTTTTTAGCAATGATGAGATATATCAACAAGGTATAGCATGGTATTTATCTCAATTTCAGGATGCACAATCAAAGGATATTTGTGGGGAATCTAGCACTCATTATACAAAGTTACCTACATACCAACACACTATTGAGCGAATCAGTCTTCACGTACCTGATGTTAAATTTATCTATGTGATGCGTCATCCTATTGATCGTTTAATTTCTCAATATATTCATGAGTGGACACAAAGGATAATTAGTATCAATATCAATCAGGCAATTTATGAATATCCTGAATTAATCGCCTATAGTCAATATTCTTTTCAACTACAACCTTATTTTGATACTTTTGGACGAGATAGAGTCTTACCAGTATTTTTTGAAAGACTTTTAAAATATCCTCAAACGGAATTAGAAAGAATTGGTAAATTTATTGGTTATCAATCCGAGATAAAATGGCATGATTTGTCAGCCGTTAATGTTTCCACAGAAAGAATGAGAAAAAGTGAATGGCGAGATTTTTTAGTGGAAGCACCTATTCTTAAACAAATTCGCAAAAGTATTATTCCCCAAGTAGTGCGCGATCGCATCAAAAGTTTATGGACTATGAAAGAAAAACCCCACTTAACACCAGAAAATATCAAACACTTACAATTAATTTTTGACCAAGATTTAAAGGTGCTAGGCGAATGGTTAGGAGTAGAAATAAATTGTCAAAACTATAAACAAATTGTCAATGATTTCTCCCTAAACTGGTGA
- a CDS encoding glycosyltransferase family 2 protein, whose amino-acid sequence MSEQTNSYYLSIVIVNYRTPKLTIDCLKSLASEIDGLPPTRVIVVDNHSEDDSVSLIKDAIALSSWEDWAFVIESEVNGGFSYGNNLGIKTVKAENYLLLNSDTIVRSGSIKILLEAINKYHRAGIVSPRLEWLDGEPQISCFRNRSPLNELINSAKTGAITKILHKYDVPLPVTDQAIDVEWTSFACVLIRHKVIEQIGLMDEGYFMYFDDIDYCRRIKEAGWQIIHYPFARVVHLRGGSGSVKKDISLKKRPPEYLYASRSRYFTKFYGIFGLWMANLLWLVGRSISYTREIIERKPPQTCTLEARDIWLNWYNPLKPYLKENKKDEQKA is encoded by the coding sequence ATGTCGGAACAAACAAATTCCTATTACTTAAGTATTGTTATTGTTAATTATCGTACTCCGAAGTTAACTATTGATTGTTTAAAATCACTGGCTTCAGAAATTGACGGTTTGCCACCAACAAGGGTTATTGTGGTAGATAATCACTCGGAGGATGACTCCGTCAGTTTAATAAAAGATGCGATCGCACTTTCAAGTTGGGAAGATTGGGCATTCGTCATCGAGTCGGAAGTTAATGGAGGCTTTTCCTATGGAAATAATTTAGGAATTAAAACGGTAAAAGCTGAGAACTATTTGCTCTTAAATAGTGATACTATCGTCCGTAGTGGCTCAATCAAAATTTTATTAGAAGCAATAAATAAATATCATAGAGCAGGGATAGTGAGTCCTCGCTTAGAGTGGTTAGATGGTGAACCTCAAATTAGCTGTTTTCGAAATCGCTCTCCTTTAAACGAATTGATTAACTCAGCTAAAACAGGAGCAATAACCAAAATTTTGCATAAATATGATGTGCCACTACCTGTTACGGATCAAGCTATAGACGTTGAATGGACAAGTTTTGCTTGTGTTTTAATTAGACACAAAGTCATTGAACAAATAGGCTTAATGGATGAAGGTTATTTTATGTATTTCGATGATATAGATTACTGTCGTCGGATAAAAGAGGCAGGGTGGCAAATCATTCATTATCCCTTCGCCAGAGTTGTTCATCTCAGGGGCGGTAGTGGTTCTGTTAAAAAAGATATTTCCTTGAAAAAACGTCCTCCAGAATATTTATATGCTTCTCGCTCTCGATATTTTACTAAGTTTTATGGCATTTTCGGTTTATGGATGGCAAATTTATTGTGGTTAGTGGGGCGAAGTATATCTTACACAAGGGAAATTATCGAACGTAAACCTCCTCAAACTTGTACATTAGAAGCAAGAGATATTTGGCTCAATTGGTACAATCCTTTAAAACCATATTTAAAAGAGAATAAAAAAGATGAACAAAAAGCCTGA
- a CDS encoding winged helix-turn-helix domain-containing protein: MARIKFIKSRGGLTTTERILQIIQENPKGLTLKSLKQEINRPVSMLNICLKTLIQTKQIRVTVELSEDQIKKIYSCN; the protein is encoded by the coding sequence ATGGCAAGAATCAAGTTTATAAAATCAAGGGGCGGTTTAACTACTACAGAAAGAATTTTACAAATTATTCAAGAAAACCCCAAGGGATTAACCTTAAAGTCCTTAAAACAAGAAATTAATCGCCCAGTTTCTATGTTGAATATCTGCTTAAAAACCCTTATCCAAACAAAGCAGATTAGAGTAACAGTAGAGCTTAGTGAAGACCAAATAAAAAAGATATATTCATGTAACTAA
- a CDS encoding thioesterase family protein, whose product MSQGEKPQLPPSADIELDHSYRANTEKWFEYPIVVHPHHTDYGGIVWHGNYVAWMEEARVECLQSIGIDYAHLVELGYELPVVEVNIRYHRSLKMGDRAIVKTRVNDLEGVRIHWDYEITAWRGNITYVTGKITLVGIDREKGKIMRQLPPVLKDALIKL is encoded by the coding sequence TTGTCTCAAGGAGAAAAACCACAGTTACCCCCTAGTGCAGATATTGAATTAGATCATAGTTATCGAGCAAATACAGAAAAATGGTTCGAGTATCCCATTGTTGTACATCCTCATCATACTGACTATGGCGGGATTGTGTGGCATGGTAATTATGTTGCTTGGATGGAGGAGGCTAGGGTTGAGTGTTTACAATCTATTGGTATTGATTATGCCCATTTAGTGGAATTAGGATATGAGTTGCCAGTTGTAGAAGTAAATATTCGTTATCATCGTTCTTTGAAAATGGGCGATCGCGCTATTGTTAAAACCAGAGTCAATGATTTAGAAGGAGTAAGAATCCACTGGGATTATGAAATTACAGCGTGGCGAGGAAATATAACTTATGTTACGGGTAAAATTACCTTAGTGGGAATTGATCGGGAAAAAGGTAAAATTATGCGACAGTTGCCACCAGTGTTAAAGGATGCACTTATAAAATTATAA
- a CDS encoding YtxH domain-containing protein, whose translation MSQEEKNMTFLIGLLLGSSIATIATLLLTPRTGKENRKIIAKTAQALPEMTEDISSTMQNNTLRLSSSVTAKWHNTLERLQVAIAAGIEASRLKDD comes from the coding sequence ATGAGTCAAGAAGAAAAAAACATGACTTTTCTAATAGGACTACTACTCGGTAGCAGTATCGCTACCATTGCTACTCTATTACTAACTCCTCGAACTGGTAAGGAAAACCGTAAAATTATTGCTAAAACAGCTCAAGCCTTACCTGAAATGACAGAAGATATATCATCCACCATGCAAAATAACACTCTTCGTTTATCTTCTTCCGTCACCGCAAAATGGCATAACACATTAGAACGACTACAAGTTGCGATCGCTGCTGGAATTGAAGCAAGTCGCCTTAAAGATGATTGA
- a CDS encoding DUF948 domain-containing protein, translating to MNEPLFWLGLSLCLVATSLTAVLIALIPVVQELSRAARSAEKLFDTLNREFPDTLEAIRVTNIEITELSEEMKGGVKSASGAVQKVDRTLINAKKQVESAQTKSKSFWIGLKTGLQAWKDYDKS from the coding sequence ATGAATGAACCCCTATTCTGGCTCGGCTTATCCCTTTGTCTTGTAGCCACTAGCTTAACTGCTGTCTTAATTGCACTTATACCAGTAGTGCAGGAATTGAGCAGAGCGGCTCGTAGTGCAGAAAAACTGTTTGATACTTTAAATAGAGAATTTCCTGATACCTTAGAAGCGATTAGAGTAACCAATATAGAAATCACAGAATTGAGCGAAGAAATGAAAGGGGGAGTAAAAAGTGCTTCTGGAGCAGTACAAAAAGTCGATCGCACTCTCATTAATGCAAAAAAACAAGTAGAAAGTGCGCAAACAAAAAGTAAAAGTTTTTGGATTGGCTTAAAAACAGGTCTTCAAGCATGGAAAGATTATGATAAATCTTAA
- a CDS encoding potassium/proton antiporter: MNLSYLSIEELFLIFGILILASVFASKIASRLGVPALLLFLLIGILSGSQGIGGIDFESYGVSQYVADSALVIILFSGGLDTKWQEIRPIIKEGLVLSTVGVGITAVLVGSFAWFILGSFSSFNLGVEGISWTEGLLLGAIVSSTDAAAVFSVLKSSNIKLKNNLQPLLELESGSNDPTAILLATSIIGILAQGVFNPTVIILNLLLQILIGSFLGYYGGLFMVWVINRVRLVSDGLYPVCGFGLLLMIFSITAFARGNPFLAVYITGIVFSNSNVLKKELIVSFHDGLSWLMEITMFLTLGLLVFPSDLLSNIYVGIAIALFLILIARPISVFLCLAPFSKYKQADKLFVSWVGLRGAVPIVLSIMPITQGFEYADQIFNLVFFLVIISVLIQGLSLTPMAKFLKVIE, from the coding sequence ATGAATCTAAGTTACTTATCCATAGAGGAACTCTTTTTAATTTTTGGCATATTAATATTAGCCAGTGTGTTTGCTAGTAAAATAGCATCTCGTTTGGGAGTTCCTGCTTTACTTTTATTTCTCTTGATTGGTATTCTGTCTGGAAGTCAAGGTATCGGTGGCATTGATTTTGAAAGTTATGGTGTCAGTCAGTATGTTGCCGACTCTGCTTTGGTAATCATTCTTTTCTCAGGGGGATTGGATACTAAATGGCAAGAAATACGTCCTATCATCAAAGAAGGTTTAGTTCTCTCAACCGTGGGAGTTGGTATCACGGCGGTTTTAGTCGGTAGTTTTGCATGGTTTATTCTTGGTAGTTTTTCCAGTTTTAATTTAGGAGTTGAGGGTATTAGTTGGACAGAAGGATTATTATTAGGTGCGATCGTATCTTCTACGGATGCGGCGGCGGTTTTTTCCGTGTTAAAGTCTAGCAACATTAAGTTAAAAAATAATTTACAACCTCTGTTAGAACTGGAATCTGGCAGTAATGACCCCACCGCAATACTTTTAGCAACTTCTATCATTGGAATCTTAGCCCAAGGGGTATTTAATCCCACCGTGATCATTTTAAATTTATTGCTACAAATACTGATCGGTTCTTTTTTGGGCTACTATGGCGGTTTATTTATGGTATGGGTTATTAACCGTGTTCGTTTGGTTTCGGATGGGCTTTATCCTGTTTGTGGTTTTGGTTTATTACTCATGATTTTTAGTATCACAGCTTTTGCTCGTGGTAATCCTTTTCTTGCTGTTTATATTACAGGTATCGTTTTTAGTAATAGTAATGTTTTAAAAAAGGAATTAATTGTTAGTTTTCATGATGGTTTATCGTGGTTAATGGAAATAACAATGTTTTTAACTCTTGGTTTATTGGTTTTTCCTTCTGATTTACTTTCCAATATTTATGTTGGAATTGCGATCGCACTCTTTTTAATTTTGATAGCTCGTCCTATTAGTGTATTTTTATGTCTTGCACCTTTTTCTAAGTATAAACAGGCTGATAAGCTATTTGTTTCTTGGGTTGGCTTAAGGGGGGCAGTACCAATTGTACTTTCGATTATGCCCATTACTCAGGGTTTTGAGTACGCAGATCAAATTTTTAACCTTGTATTTTTCTTGGTAATTATTTCAGTTTTGATTCAAGGATTATCTCTCACACCGATGGCAAAATTTCTCAAAGTCATAGAATAA
- a CDS encoding L-lactate dehydrogenase — MFEKILLSNPCAENPTSLRPRKGIIIGLGQVGLACAYSMLIQDCFDELILQDIASDKLEGEVMDFSHGMPFIAPTDIKSGTIADEGRNADIVIITAGVAQKEGESRLSLLERNIAIYKKILADVVKYCPEAIILVVTNPVDIMTYATLKITGFPSSRVIGSGTVLDTARFRTLLAKEMDIDPRSVHAYIIGEHGDSEVPVWSTANVGGMKLVPNTWADLPEDEKATLSGIFQKVQNAAYDIIKLKGYTSYAIGLATTDIVKAILNSQERILTVSGLMTGIYGIEDVCLSIPRVVSERGIIKTVNLALSEEEEKLLQQSAKVLKEVFDKINY, encoded by the coding sequence ATGTTTGAAAAAATACTATTATCTAATCCTTGTGCTGAAAACCCCACTTCTTTACGTCCTCGGAAGGGCATTATTATTGGTTTAGGACAAGTGGGACTAGCTTGTGCTTACTCAATGTTAATTCAAGATTGTTTTGATGAATTAATTTTGCAAGACATTGCCTCAGATAAATTGGAAGGGGAAGTCATGGATTTTTCTCATGGAATGCCCTTTATTGCTCCCACAGACATCAAATCTGGAACAATTGCGGATGAGGGCAGAAATGCAGATATTGTGATTATTACGGCAGGAGTTGCTCAAAAAGAAGGGGAAAGTCGCCTGAGTTTGCTAGAAAGAAATATCGCTATTTACAAAAAAATTCTTGCTGATGTGGTTAAGTATTGTCCTGAAGCAATTATTTTAGTGGTGACAAATCCTGTGGACATTATGACTTATGCAACCCTTAAAATTACTGGGTTTCCTAGTTCCAGAGTTATTGGTAGTGGCACTGTGCTTGATACTGCCCGTTTTCGTACCTTATTAGCTAAAGAAATGGATATTGACCCTCGTAGTGTTCATGCTTATATTATTGGTGAACATGGAGATAGTGAAGTACCTGTGTGGAGTACCGCAAATGTTGGGGGGATGAAACTTGTGCCGAATACATGGGCTGATTTGCCTGAAGATGAAAAAGCTACTTTGTCGGGAATTTTTCAAAAAGTTCAAAATGCGGCTTATGACATTATTAAGTTAAAAGGCTACACTTCTTATGCTATAGGTTTAGCAACCACAGATATTGTTAAGGCTATTCTTAATTCTCAGGAAAGAATTTTAACGGTTAGTGGTTTAATGACGGGAATATATGGTATTGAGGATGTTTGTTTAAGTATTCCTAGAGTTGTTAGTGAAAGAGGTATTATCAAGACGGTTAACTTGGCTCTTTCTGAAGAAGAGGAAAAATTATTACAGCAATCAGCAAAAGTTTTAAAAGAAGTGTTTGATAAGATTAATTACTGA
- a CDS encoding DUF3727 domain-containing protein: protein MSSPGFSSDSGQYDDTEIVTIFDDEGRSLDCYIENEIEYDGKIYVLLMPIDLAIVILTEEIDSDDNEYSETVMVEENEELDGIFDDAKAVLGELNLYLKRTGFILTASGELPPLEENNIISLEIEEHTSEIEPEELQFLASFYSEEQKYNICTPLSPILFIGEKDGFGKINIIQSQEEEVSWILEELLFEDYEDN from the coding sequence ATGTCCTCCCCTGGATTTTCTTCTGATAGTGGGCAATATGATGATACTGAGATTGTCACCATCTTTGACGATGAGGGGCGATCGCTCGATTGTTATATTGAGAATGAAATTGAATATGATGGCAAAATATATGTTTTACTAATGCCTATTGATCTGGCCATCGTCATTTTAACGGAAGAAATAGATTCCGATGATAATGAATACAGTGAAACCGTTATGGTAGAAGAAAATGAAGAACTTGATGGTATATTTGATGATGCAAAAGCTGTTTTAGGAGAATTAAACTTATATTTGAAGCGGACAGGTTTTATCTTAACTGCTAGTGGAGAATTACCACCTTTGGAAGAAAATAATATTATTAGCTTAGAAATCGAAGAACACACCTCAGAAATAGAACCCGAAGAATTACAGTTTTTAGCCAGTTTTTACTCAGAAGAACAAAAATATAATATTTGCACCCCTCTAAGCCCCATTTTATTTATCGGCGAGAAAGACGGTTTTGGTAAAATAAATATAATACAGTCTCAAGAAGAAGAAGTAAGTTGGATTCTCGAAGAATTGCTTTTTGAAGATTACGAGGACAATTAA
- a CDS encoding YcjF family protein: MKLPSVTDTAKKALNLFRVDEEEIKKILAEVRSQLPTTEALLIGKPQAGKSSIVRGLTGVGKEIVGQGFRPHTQHTERYAYPSEDLPLLIFTDTVGLGDINNSTEVIIEELTAELEQESKKARILILTVKINDFATDSLKMVAENLQKKYPQIPCLLVVTSLHELYPSYDTNHPDYPPTFSEIERAFTEIKNTFQGLFDQAVLIDFTLEQDEYNPVFYGLEALRDSLAELLPSAEAQTIHKLLDQTVDSQLGSIYRDVARRYILAFSIMAGTVAAVPLPFATMPVLTALEVTMVGVLGQLYGQKISASQAGGILSAIAGGFLAQAIGRELIKFVPGFGSVVAASWAGAYTWALGEGACVYFGDLMGGKKPDPNQIKEVMKDAFDNAKKKFK; the protein is encoded by the coding sequence ATGAAACTGCCTTCTGTCACAGATACCGCTAAAAAAGCACTTAATTTATTTCGAGTTGATGAAGAAGAAATAAAAAAAATATTAGCAGAGGTGCGATCTCAACTTCCCACCACTGAAGCTCTTTTAATTGGAAAACCACAAGCGGGAAAAAGCTCTATTGTGAGGGGATTAACAGGGGTAGGAAAGGAAATTGTGGGGCAGGGGTTTCGCCCCCATACTCAACACACCGAGCGTTATGCTTATCCTTCGGAAGATTTACCTCTATTAATTTTTACTGATACCGTTGGTTTAGGGGACATAAATAACAGTACGGAGGTCATAATTGAAGAATTAACGGCTGAATTAGAGCAGGAAAGCAAAAAAGCTAGAATATTAATTCTTACGGTAAAAATTAACGATTTCGCCACGGATAGCCTTAAAATGGTAGCGGAAAATCTCCAGAAAAAATATCCTCAGATTCCCTGTTTACTGGTAGTTACATCGTTACATGAACTTTACCCTAGTTATGATACTAATCACCCCGATTATCCCCCTACTTTTTCTGAAATAGAAAGGGCATTTACAGAAATTAAAAATACTTTTCAAGGATTATTTGATCAAGCTGTTTTAATTGATTTTACCTTAGAACAAGATGAATATAATCCTGTTTTTTATGGTTTAGAAGCCTTAAGAGATTCTTTGGCAGAATTATTACCTTCTGCGGAAGCTCAAACAATTCACAAGTTATTAGATCAAACAGTGGACTCTCAATTAGGAAGTATTTATCGAGATGTTGCCAGACGTTACATATTAGCCTTTTCCATTATGGCTGGTACTGTTGCGGCAGTGCCTTTACCTTTTGCGACGATGCCCGTTTTAACTGCCTTAGAGGTGACGATGGTGGGAGTATTAGGTCAACTTTATGGACAGAAAATCAGTGCTTCTCAAGCAGGTGGTATTTTAAGTGCGATCGCAGGAGGATTTTTGGCACAAGCCATAGGTAGAGAGTTAATTAAGTTTGTGCCGGGATTTGGTTCTGTGGTGGCCGCATCTTGGGCTGGTGCTTATACATGGGCTTTAGGAGAAGGAGCTTGTGTTTATTTCGGGGATTTAATGGGGGGCAAAAAACCAGATCCAAATCAGATTAAAGAGGTTATGAAAGATGCTTTTGATAATGCGAAAAAAAAGTTTAAATAA
- a CDS encoding GH116 family glycosyl hydrolase, with protein sequence MLKIELPQIPSPAWQCEIGKEWEKPYTVRYASNLDDGANHGMPLGGFGGGCVGRGVNGEFNLWHIDGGNHIYQSLPACQFSVFEQVEGETPQVYAMSTNSPTDGSLSSWAWYPQGKGTYSALYPRSWFDYQGVFKSRLICEQFSPIWAGSYQESSYPLAVFEWSVHNPTDKEITLSIMFTWQNSVGWFTNAIKSPTVKVRDDGSPEYEYRPKWGDSTGNLNQWIQDNFRVGCLFDRIRMEEQPQEGEGQWAISSITNPSLEVFYHSRWNPKGDGADIWDYFAMNGSLPDYQDETPAEPGEQIAGAMAIRFTVKPGKTKKIPFILAWDFPVTEFAQGITYYRRYTDFFGRNGRNAWAIVRTALKHHDMWQNRIKEWQKPILDQVDLPEWLKMALFNELYLLSEGGSLWTAATENDPVGQFGVLECIDYRWYESLDVRLYGSFPLIMMWPRLDKSIMEAFSRAIPTEDKTPRIIGYNQAQAIRKAKGATPHDLGAPNEHPWEKSNYTSYQDCNLWKDLGCDFVLLVYRDYLFTGGLDQDFLWECWDSVVETLHYVKTFDLDGDGIPENSGAPDQTFDDWRLQGISAYCGGLWIAGLEAAIAIGKTLIANPPMNPRLQPDDYPQGIKDAIAVFQQWLTQARSLYHETLWNGEYYRLDSESGSDVVMADQLCGQFYAQLLGLPDVVESKYVESTLRKVYDACFLKFHDGKFGIANGVKPDGKPVKENDTHPLEVWTGINYGIVAFMILNGMKQEGLRVAETVVKQVYENGLQFRTPEAITAVGTFRASHYLRAMAVWAIYYSLEKK encoded by the coding sequence ATGCTCAAAATCGAACTACCTCAAATTCCTTCCCCCGCATGGCAGTGTGAAATCGGAAAAGAATGGGAAAAACCCTATACAGTACGCTACGCTAGTAATTTAGATGATGGGGCTAATCATGGTATGCCGTTGGGTGGTTTTGGTGGTGGTTGTGTTGGTAGAGGAGTAAATGGTGAATTTAATCTTTGGCACATTGATGGTGGTAATCATATTTATCAGTCTTTACCAGCCTGTCAGTTTAGTGTTTTTGAGCAAGTAGAAGGAGAAACTCCTCAAGTATATGCCATGAGTACCAATTCCCCGACTGATGGTAGTTTATCAAGTTGGGCTTGGTATCCCCAAGGAAAAGGCACATATTCCGCACTTTATCCTCGTAGTTGGTTTGACTATCAAGGGGTGTTTAAATCTCGTCTTATCTGTGAGCAGTTTTCCCCTATTTGGGCAGGAAGTTATCAAGAATCTAGTTATCCTTTGGCTGTGTTTGAGTGGAGTGTGCATAATCCTACTGATAAGGAAATCACTCTGAGTATTATGTTTACATGGCAAAATAGTGTGGGTTGGTTTACCAATGCTATTAAGTCTCCTACGGTAAAAGTTAGAGATGATGGTAGTCCTGAGTATGAATATCGACCAAAATGGGGAGATAGCACAGGTAATTTGAATCAGTGGATTCAGGATAATTTTAGGGTAGGATGTTTGTTCGATCGCATCCGTATGGAAGAACAACCCCAAGAGGGGGAAGGGCAATGGGCAATTTCTAGCATCACAAACCCTAGTTTAGAAGTCTTTTATCATAGTCGTTGGAATCCCAAGGGAGATGGTGCAGATATATGGGATTATTTTGCTATGAATGGCTCTTTACCAGATTATCAGGATGAGACGCCCGCCGAACCAGGAGAACAAATTGCGGGGGCAATGGCGATTAGATTTACGGTTAAACCGGGGAAAACGAAAAAAATTCCTTTTATCCTAGCATGGGACTTTCCCGTAACCGAATTTGCTCAGGGAATCACTTATTATCGCCGTTACACAGATTTTTTTGGTAGAAATGGGCGTAATGCTTGGGCAATTGTACGCACAGCATTGAAACACCATGATATGTGGCAAAATCGCATAAAAGAGTGGCAAAAACCAATCCTAGATCAAGTTGATTTACCAGAATGGCTAAAAATGGCTTTATTTAACGAATTATATTTGTTGAGTGAAGGGGGAAGTTTATGGACTGCCGCAACGGAAAATGACCCTGTGGGACAATTTGGGGTTTTAGAATGTATTGATTATCGTTGGTATGAAAGTTTAGATGTACGTTTATATGGTTCTTTTCCTCTAATTATGATGTGGCCTCGTTTAGATAAATCAATTATGGAGGCTTTTAGTCGGGCAATTCCTACGGAAGATAAAACCCCTCGTATTATTGGCTATAATCAGGCACAAGCTATCAGGAAAGCAAAAGGAGCAACTCCCCACGATTTAGGTGCACCCAATGAGCATCCTTGGGAAAAAAGTAACTATACCAGTTATCAAGATTGTAATTTATGGAAAGATTTGGGCTGTGATTTTGTTTTGCTAGTTTATCGAGACTATTTATTTACTGGTGGTTTAGATCAAGATTTCTTGTGGGAATGTTGGGATAGTGTAGTGGAAACTCTCCATTATGTGAAAACTTTTGATTTAGATGGTGATGGTATCCCCGAAAATTCTGGAGCTCCTGATCAAACTTTTGATGATTGGCGTTTACAAGGTATTAGTGCTTACTGTGGCGGTTTATGGATTGCAGGATTAGAAGCGGCTATCGCTATTGGTAAGACGTTGATTGCTAATCCCCCTATGAATCCTCGTTTACAACCTGATGATTACCCTCAAGGAATTAAAGATGCGATCGCAGTTTTTCAACAATGGTTAACTCAAGCGAGAAGTCTTTATCATGAAACTCTTTGGAACGGGGAATATTACCGCCTTGACAGTGAAAGTGGTTCGGATGTGGTTATGGCTGACCAACTATGCGGACAGTTTTATGCTCAATTATTAGGATTACCTGATGTTGTGGAATCGAAATATGTAGAATCTACCCTCAGAAAAGTATATGATGCTTGTTTCTTAAAATTTCATGATGGTAAATTTGGTATTGCTAATGGAGTAAAGCCCGATGGAAAACCAGTTAAAGAAAATGACACTCATCCTTTAGAAGTGTGGACAGGTATTAACTATGGTATCGTTGCTTTTATGATTCTCAACGGCATGAAACAAGAAGGATTAAGAGTAGCAGAAACTGTAGTTAAACAAGTCTATGAAAATGGGCTACAATTTCGTACCCCTGAAGCCATCACAGCAGTAGGCACATTTCGGGCAAGTCATTATTTAAGAGCAATGGCAGTATGGGCTATTTACTATAGTCTGGAGAAAAAATAG